In one window of Juglans regia cultivar Chandler chromosome 3, Walnut 2.0, whole genome shotgun sequence DNA:
- the LOC108991442 gene encoding uncharacterized protein LOC108991442: MEDDSASYIRMVHHLIEECIVFKMSMEECMEALSKHANIKPIITSTVWKELEKENKEFFEAYRKSREEMVKLRKEASEMETREGIQRVLSVSDAASKTDHTRY; encoded by the exons atggAAGACGACTCAGCTTCGTATATCCGGATG GTGCACCACTTGATAGAGGAGTGTATTGTATTCAAGATGAGCATGGAAGAGTGCATGGAAGCCCTCTCCAAGCATGCAAATATCAAGCCCATCATTACTTCCACAG TGTGGAAGGAGCTGGAGAAGGAGAACAAGGAGTTCTTTGAGGCATACAGGAAGAGCAGAGAAGAGATGGTGAAGTTGAGGAAGGAGGCTTCTGAAATGGAGACAAGGGAAGGGATTCAGAGGGTGCTCTCTGTTTCTGATGCTGCTTCCAAAACTGATCATACCCGCTACTAG